One Miscanthus floridulus cultivar M001 chromosome 11, ASM1932011v1, whole genome shotgun sequence DNA window includes the following coding sequences:
- the LOC136493368 gene encoding Bowman-Birk type trypsin inhibitor-like, whose protein sequence is MGTSSPVVIPAMLVVALLVVPVCFGTTATAAAATRPSHTDTDTVIRLPSRAAGQSWECCDWVTQDPTFRPPKWRCNDVVDKCSADCLECEASAAGDGFVCRDWIISLLEPPVCTPRPWDCCDLAACTRDYIPYCRCSDKVESCPSNCKECELVESESESDPPRYRCLDVFHGYPGPKCTPWVSKSN, encoded by the coding sequence ATGGGCACCAGCAGCCCCGTCGTCATCCCGGCGATGCTCGTCGTCGCCCTTCTTGTcgtccctgtctgcttcggcaccaccgccaccgccgccgccgccaccagacCCAGCCACACCGACACCGACACGGTGATTCGTCTCCCCAGCCGCGCTGCTGGTCAATCGTGGGAGTGCTGCGACTGGGTTACCCAGGACCCGACGTTCCGGCCGCCGAAGTGGCGCTGCAACGACGTGGTGGACAAGTGCTCCGCCGACTGCCTGGAGTGCGAGGCGTCGGCGGCCGGCGACGGCTTCGTCTGCCGTGACTGGATCATCAGCCTGCTCGAGCCCCCGGTCTGCACGCCGAGGCCGTGGGACTGCTGCGACCTCGCCGCCTGCACCAGGGACTACATCCCCTACTGTCGATGCAGCGACAAGGTGGAGTCGTGCCCGAGCAACTGCAAAGAGTGCGAGCTTGtggagtcggagtcggagtcggacCCTCCTCGCTACCGTTGCCTCGACGTCTTCCACGGCTATCCTGGCCCCAAGTGCACGCCATGGGTCAGTAAGAGCAACTAG
- the LOC136493210 gene encoding uncharacterized protein, with amino-acid sequence MSYGSGSTGEVEGGKSAAAMASWHDSLAAPPRVLISHRPSDASSQGTVLSLQHPRSGDETGYLFIDGQLQEINWFKERYGAWFLGDYVCEDGGLYYCTPVDPIFIFLPTFEAARMSNGKDPGKFRQLDEILYVEGYPGYQQLMNVASHHMELVCEVKEVSNMKFFRLDNSKVLSWLCCKVYNLKEVFPKLGKNYAAQAEKEQFKEAVQMIREYLKDEPWLTLLCKKLQLDINEITVDATTKTGEASFYADSCPAPALPSESKTANGGAKSSKGRPAKKPKTEVGSKNIKDMFRRVTRSGSGS; translated from the exons ATGTCCTACGGCAGCGGCAGCACTGGCGAAGTCGAAGGAGGCAAATCGGCCGCCGCGATGGCGTCGTGGCACGACAGCTTGGCggcgccgcctcgcgtcctcatTTCTCACC GCCCTTCTGATGCCAGCAGTCAAGGGACTGTTCTCTCACTTCAACATCCAAGATCAG GCGATGAAACAGGGTATCTATTTATTGATGGTCAACTTCAAGAGATCAACTGGTTTAAGGAGCGTTATGGTGCTTGGTTCTTGGGGGATTATGTTTGTGAAG ATGGTGGCCTCTATTATTGCACCCCTGTTGATCCTATCTTCATTTTCCTACCAACTTTCGAAGCTGCACGTATGTCG AACGGGAAGGATCCAGGAAAATTCAGACAACTGGATGAAATATTATATGTTGAGGGATATCCTGGATACCAGCAGCTAATGAATGTAGCTAGTCACCATATGGAATTGGTTTGTGAAGTAAAAG AAGTATCTAACATGAAGTTCTTTAGGCTGGACAACTCCAAGGTCTTATCTTGGTTGTGCTGCAAG GTATACAACCTAAAGGAGGTCTTCCCCAAGTTGGGTAAAAATTATGCCGCCCAAGCAGAAAAAGAACAAT TCAAGGAGGCTGTCCAAATGATCCGTGAATATCTGAAGGACGAACCATGGTTAACATTACTATGCAAGAAGCTGCA GCTGGATATCAATGAGATCACTGTTGATGCGACGACCAAAACTGGTGAAGCTTCGTTTTATGCGGACAGTTGTCCAGCACCTGCCCTCCCCTCTGAG AGTAAGACTGCGAATGGTGGTGCCAAGTCAAGCAAAGGGAGGCCAGCGAAGAAACCAAAGACAGAGGTAGGATCCAAGAACATCAAAGATATGTTCCGAAGGGTCACAAGGAGTGGATCAGGATCATGA